One genomic segment of Paenibacillus sp. FSL H8-0332 includes these proteins:
- a CDS encoding GNAT family N-acetyltransferase: MQISSLYDSNPAQWESRRSGLLEFLSEYGEQRITLRGCRRLARLTPDQLALPGVSLLVATLRGQNGRQLAGVSFVSGFGKEACVVAVHPLYRNKHTGTALLTAQLERLGQLECHVACDNAASLKMCFNSGLAAVDLINGPTGKPTLLLRSPLSAVDPATLPQGGELLCQSPS; encoded by the coding sequence ATGCAGATATCCTCGCTCTACGACAGCAATCCCGCACAGTGGGAATCCAGGCGAAGCGGATTGCTTGAGTTCCTGAGTGAGTATGGGGAGCAGCGGATTACACTTCGCGGATGCAGGAGGCTGGCCCGGCTGACACCGGATCAGCTTGCCCTGCCGGGGGTCTCCCTGCTCGTTGCCACATTACGGGGTCAGAACGGCCGCCAGCTTGCAGGCGTCAGCTTCGTGTCCGGTTTCGGCAAGGAGGCCTGTGTAGTCGCCGTCCATCCCCTGTACCGGAACAAGCACACAGGCACAGCCCTGCTTACTGCACAGCTGGAGCGCCTTGGGCAGCTGGAATGCCATGTGGCCTGCGACAATGCAGCCAGCCTCAAGATGTGTTTCAACAGCGGGCTTGCCGCAGTAGACCTCATTAACGGACCTACAGGCAAGCCCACCCTGCTCTTGCGTTCCCCCCTGAGCGCAGTTGATCCCGCCACTCTTCCGCAAGGAGGTGAACTCCTGTGTCAGAGCCCGTCTTAG
- a CDS encoding YheC/YheD family protein translates to MNSRIPDPSKPVIAILTTSDRLQQFRGNRSNFRDIIRTGREMGYMVYVITVRDLKLNEQIVSGYVPSASGKLWYAIPVPLPQVIYNRIPNREEEEKAPVARKIAECLEHPEISLYNPSFFNKWNLFEWLKESKATSRHVPKTRRMRSAATLTAMLKNHESLYLKPEKGKAGKGIMRLRYRPDTLLPYRLQIQSGKKNTTYKAASVERLWARIGREKGSARYIVQQAIVLAGYRGRPFDLRVLLQKNGRGAWAVTGIGARLAGARSITTHVPRGGSIEDPSSMLEGTFGAEQAALILKDVSTTALLVARQIERASSNMLGEMSMDLGVDEEGAVWFFEANSRPMKFDEPAIRKLSLERIFQYGNHLSRQSK, encoded by the coding sequence GTGAACAGCCGGATACCCGATCCCAGTAAGCCCGTAATCGCCATTCTCACCACCAGTGACCGGCTTCAGCAGTTCCGCGGCAACCGCAGTAACTTCCGCGACATTATCCGTACCGGCAGAGAAATGGGCTATATGGTCTATGTCATCACCGTCCGCGACCTGAAGCTGAATGAACAAATCGTGAGCGGCTATGTGCCTTCCGCCAGCGGGAAGCTCTGGTATGCCATTCCGGTTCCGCTGCCGCAGGTCATTTATAACCGGATTCCCAACCGCGAGGAGGAGGAGAAGGCACCGGTCGCGCGCAAAATTGCCGAGTGTCTGGAGCATCCCGAAATCTCGCTGTACAATCCGAGCTTCTTCAATAAGTGGAACCTCTTCGAGTGGCTCAAGGAATCCAAGGCAACCTCGAGGCATGTGCCCAAGACCCGCCGCATGCGCAGCGCAGCGACCCTTACCGCGATGCTGAAGAATCACGAGAGTCTCTATCTCAAGCCGGAGAAGGGCAAGGCGGGCAAAGGCATCATGCGGCTGAGATACCGGCCGGACACTCTCCTTCCCTACCGGCTGCAGATTCAGAGCGGCAAAAAGAACACGACCTATAAGGCCGCGTCTGTCGAACGGCTCTGGGCCCGGATCGGCCGGGAAAAAGGATCCGCCCGCTACATTGTCCAGCAAGCCATCGTGCTTGCCGGATACCGGGGCCGCCCCTTCGACCTGCGGGTGCTGCTGCAGAAGAACGGCCGGGGCGCCTGGGCAGTAACCGGCATCGGTGCCCGGCTGGCCGGGGCCCGCAGCATCACCACCCATGTGCCGCGCGGCGGCAGCATCGAAGATCCCTCCAGCATGCTGGAGGGAACCTTCGGAGCAGAGCAGGCAGCGCTTATCCTGAAGGATGTCTCTACCACTGCGCTACTGGTCGCCCGGCAGATTGAGCGGGCTTCCAGCAACATGCTGGGCGAGATGTCAATGGACCTCGGGGTCGATGAAGAAGGCGCAGTATGGTTTTTTGAAGCCAATTCCCGCCCGATGAAATTCGACGAGCCGGCGATCCGCAAGCTGTCGCTCGAACGCATCTTCCAATACGGCAATCATCTGTCCCGCCAATCCAAATAA
- a CDS encoding YheC/YheD family protein, producing MGLTFCNVHFTKQPDRVVYVSGELMRSLKLSGKKNIRLRLGKDAIPATIKPIKRAGKHLFLASGVKSAIKVPKAGGIYLRNLQNDEVQLGPLVGVLSDGPASAAQPFGSRTGFIKQLLREGSNKCYIFAFMPRDIDWQQEQVNGYFLTASGRFERKLVPLPDVVYNRLPSRRAETSPYINQLRERFGRKKIPYFNWSFFNKSDIYRLLENDGAANRFVPETHSNPSSEQMRDMLDRHHFVYYKPSAGSLGHGIYRLTYLPKKGYFARYRRSGKNVLLRFTSFDSLMRMLRGRHGQSMQNYVVQQGIRLIEIDNCPIDFRFHMHKNGSNQWVVVGIGAKKAGRGSVTTHLKNGGALLTPQQALGRVFGARSDEVLQRAKTTAVKLAESLEIQHRHLLGEIGFDLGIDQDEDIWMFEANAKPGRSIFRHPSLRAEGKASIEHILEHCLYLSKFRRRDDL from the coding sequence ATGGGTCTCACTTTTTGCAATGTCCATTTCACCAAGCAGCCTGATCGAGTAGTATATGTCTCGGGTGAACTGATGAGAAGCCTGAAATTATCCGGCAAGAAGAACATCCGCCTGCGCCTTGGAAAAGATGCCATCCCGGCCACGATCAAGCCGATCAAGCGTGCCGGCAAGCACCTCTTCCTGGCCTCGGGCGTCAAAAGCGCCATCAAGGTCCCGAAGGCTGGCGGCATCTACCTGCGGAATCTGCAGAATGACGAGGTGCAGCTCGGGCCGCTGGTCGGTGTGCTCTCAGACGGACCCGCTTCTGCAGCGCAGCCCTTCGGCTCCCGTACCGGCTTCATCAAGCAGCTGCTGCGTGAAGGCAGCAACAAATGCTACATTTTCGCCTTCATGCCGCGGGATATCGACTGGCAGCAGGAGCAGGTCAACGGATATTTCCTGACGGCAAGCGGCCGCTTCGAGCGCAAGCTCGTGCCCCTGCCGGATGTAGTCTATAACCGCCTGCCCAGCCGCAGAGCTGAGACCTCCCCTTACATCAACCAGCTGCGCGAGCGCTTCGGACGTAAGAAAATTCCTTATTTCAACTGGAGTTTTTTCAATAAATCGGATATTTACCGGCTGCTGGAGAACGACGGGGCGGCGAACCGCTTCGTGCCTGAAACGCACAGTAACCCAAGCTCCGAACAAATGCGGGATATGCTGGACCGTCACCACTTCGTCTATTACAAACCTTCCGCCGGCAGCCTGGGACACGGCATCTACCGCCTGACCTACCTGCCGAAGAAAGGGTACTTCGCCCGGTACCGCAGGAGTGGCAAGAACGTGCTGCTGCGCTTCACCAGCTTCGACAGCCTGATGCGTATGCTGCGGGGCCGCCATGGGCAGAGCATGCAGAACTATGTGGTCCAGCAGGGTATCCGCCTTATCGAGATTGACAACTGCCCGATTGATTTCCGCTTCCATATGCACAAGAACGGCAGCAATCAATGGGTCGTCGTCGGAATCGGGGCCAAAAAAGCCGGACGGGGCAGTGTCACCACCCATCTGAAGAATGGCGGAGCGCTACTGACCCCGCAGCAGGCCCTCGGCCGTGTGTTCGGGGCCAGATCAGATGAAGTGCTCCAGCGCGCCAAAACTACTGCCGTCAAACTGGCAGAATCTCTGGAGATCCAGCACCGCCATCTGCTCGGCGAGATCGGGTTCGATCTCGGCATTGACCAGGATGAGGATATCTGGATGTTCGAGGCCAATGCCAAACCGGGACGCTCTATCTTCCGCCACCCCTCCCTGCGCGCTGAGGGCAAAGCTTCCATTGAGCACATCCTGGAGCATTGTCTGTATCTCAGCAAATTCCGCAGGAGGGATGACTTGTGA
- a CDS encoding YheC/YheD family protein — MTTTAMGFLGIMTDRRHGIPPIAEPEFCSHLCRAAPLYDLKVLIFHPDGVAADGSYVSGYQWQNGQWEPVHSPPPDILYNRCFYRTPEEKRAAAAALSVLTRCLPWSRGLPDKWGVYEILRRSPSASVLLPETELYSSSEALGNMLAGREYGVFLKPRTGSHGKRTVHAVMLGRREGGGVKVRGRDRNNEPFQYVFGTLDEGLDWIGRFIGQHRYIIQPYLHLTGSGGQPFDVRVLMQKNGTGAWTLTGMAVRLGTRGSLTSNLHGGGTAVPALPFLLDEYGAGGRDLLEELTLASALLPPLLEESCGRLGELGLDFGIDAGGRIYLLEANSKPGRTVFRLTGDRRAARLAAENPLRYARHLLLTSSSYHKLPPGQLRTHGRMISMVPKEDS; from the coding sequence ATGACCACAACAGCAATGGGGTTCCTTGGCATTATGACAGACCGTCGCCACGGGATTCCTCCCATCGCAGAGCCGGAGTTCTGCAGTCATCTCTGCCGTGCGGCCCCGCTGTATGATCTGAAGGTCCTGATCTTTCATCCGGACGGTGTAGCTGCGGACGGCTCCTATGTCAGCGGATATCAATGGCAGAACGGACAATGGGAGCCTGTGCATTCTCCGCCGCCTGACATTCTCTATAACCGTTGCTTCTACAGGACACCTGAGGAGAAAAGAGCAGCAGCGGCCGCCCTGTCTGTATTGACCCGCTGTCTGCCCTGGTCACGCGGACTTCCAGATAAATGGGGAGTCTATGAGATTCTGCGGCGCAGCCCTTCTGCCAGCGTCCTGCTGCCGGAGACTGAGCTATACAGCAGCAGCGAAGCGCTTGGCAATATGCTCGCCGGAAGGGAATACGGCGTTTTTCTGAAGCCCAGAACCGGCTCCCACGGCAAGCGTACCGTACACGCTGTAATGCTCGGCAGACGCGAGGGCGGCGGAGTAAAGGTGCGGGGCAGAGACAGGAATAACGAACCTTTTCAATATGTTTTCGGTACGCTGGACGAAGGTCTGGACTGGATCGGCCGCTTCATCGGCCAGCACCGCTATATCATACAGCCTTACCTGCATCTCACCGGCAGCGGAGGACAGCCGTTCGATGTACGTGTGCTGATGCAGAAGAACGGCACCGGTGCCTGGACACTGACCGGCATGGCCGTCCGGCTCGGCACCCGGGGATCACTGACCTCCAATCTGCACGGCGGAGGCACAGCCGTTCCCGCCCTCCCCTTCCTGCTGGACGAATACGGCGCGGGAGGAAGAGACCTGCTGGAGGAGCTGACCCTGGCGTCTGCACTCCTGCCTCCGCTGCTGGAAGAATCCTGCGGCAGACTCGGAGAGCTGGGCCTTGATTTTGGCATCGATGCCGGAGGGAGAATCTATCTGCTGGAAGCTAATTCCAAGCCAGGGCGCACGGTGTTCCGGCTGACGGGCGACCGCCGGGCTGCTAGACTCGCTGCCGAGAACCCGCTGCGCTATGCGCGCCATCTGCTGCTTACCTCAAGCAGCTACCACAAGCTGCCTCCCGGGCAGCTCCGTACACACGGGAGAATGATATCTATGGTTCCAAAGGAGGATTCATAA